In Hallerella succinigenes, the following are encoded in one genomic region:
- a CDS encoding AAA family ATPase, whose amino-acid sequence MENPRQIINLFLSSKHKPEELKSALFRAAEAAEQVGMTYMEATFQLGEHAKEEGLAEDESDATIRRAYAADKRAREREVSTEPAPAVPQQQATQAMPAIPAQGIATQPIIAGAISLEQVLAMGLDAQALELLQNHRIDPEALNIPWPTPDWRLDFAKLLNALFKPEESIDYKMSNTPEATQVLISDFLAQADGIKKIMKALDGPDGALVSINATNGPEGEDEAFRYRYAVIDNPEISLAKQLAYYKALNLPCAALVSTGANSVQAWIKVNAQSRKEYDERVEYLFKTLEEQGFHVNSNGPNPTQMVRLPGVLRNGKQQYLIGLEQGAKTFEDWQTWVEFCLDGKPLIELASDSDDAPKKDRLLIDDVLQAGEMMLFTAPSKAGKSFALMDLALSLSHGEDWMGLVTHKTDVLFVNFESTRSAFLNRLFTVAASRGLNPSIPGFGFLNLRGLAQSPLEMAQYIAKRVKGAKKLEDHDYGAIIIDPISAILHNPKAVRNSMPPQQSLLLMIDTIIALTGSAVITAMNPDEYTELANHADSLISLSPVDGCPNMYNLKGSFREFPTLPSRDCTWRYPRFIV is encoded by the coding sequence ATGGAAAATCCCCGTCAGATAATCAATTTGTTTTTAAGCAGCAAGCACAAACCGGAAGAGCTCAAGAGTGCACTTTTCCGAGCGGCTGAAGCGGCCGAACAAGTCGGCATGACCTACATGGAAGCAACCTTCCAGCTTGGCGAACACGCCAAGGAAGAAGGCCTTGCGGAAGATGAATCCGATGCGACTATCCGCCGTGCCTATGCTGCCGACAAGCGCGCTCGCGAACGGGAAGTCTCGACAGAACCGGCTCCTGCCGTTCCGCAGCAACAAGCGACCCAAGCTATGCCTGCAATCCCTGCACAAGGCATTGCCACACAGCCGATTATCGCAGGTGCGATTTCCCTCGAACAGGTTCTCGCCATGGGTCTTGACGCCCAGGCTCTTGAACTTTTGCAAAATCACCGCATCGATCCGGAAGCCCTGAACATTCCATGGCCGACTCCAGACTGGCGCTTAGACTTTGCCAAGCTTTTGAATGCGCTTTTTAAGCCGGAAGAATCCATCGACTACAAGATGTCCAACACCCCGGAAGCGACGCAGGTCCTGATTTCGGACTTTCTCGCCCAGGCGGACGGCATCAAAAAGATCATGAAGGCCTTGGACGGACCGGACGGGGCTCTCGTTTCAATCAATGCGACAAACGGGCCTGAAGGCGAAGATGAAGCCTTCCGCTACCGTTATGCGGTCATCGACAATCCAGAGATCAGCCTCGCAAAGCAGCTCGCCTATTACAAGGCTCTGAACCTGCCGTGCGCAGCCCTCGTCAGCACTGGTGCAAACTCCGTGCAAGCTTGGATCAAGGTCAATGCGCAATCACGCAAAGAATACGACGAACGCGTCGAATACCTTTTCAAAACTTTGGAAGAACAGGGTTTCCACGTCAATTCGAACGGTCCAAATCCGACGCAGATGGTGCGCCTTCCGGGCGTTCTCCGCAACGGAAAGCAACAGTACCTGATCGGCCTTGAACAAGGCGCCAAAACTTTTGAAGATTGGCAGACCTGGGTCGAATTCTGCTTGGACGGCAAGCCTTTGATTGAACTTGCAAGCGACAGCGACGACGCTCCGAAAAAGGACCGCCTCCTGATCGACGATGTTCTGCAAGCCGGTGAAATGATGCTCTTTACAGCGCCTTCCAAGGCGGGCAAATCTTTTGCCTTGATGGACCTAGCCCTTTCGCTTTCCCATGGCGAAGACTGGATGGGTCTTGTGACGCACAAGACCGACGTTCTCTTTGTGAATTTTGAAAGCACCCGTTCTGCATTTTTGAACCGTCTCTTTACCGTGGCGGCTTCCCGCGGGTTGAACCCTTCGATTCCGGGCTTTGGCTTTTTGAACCTCCGCGGACTTGCGCAGTCTCCGCTCGAAATGGCGCAGTATATCGCCAAGCGCGTCAAAGGTGCAAAAAAGCTCGAAGATCACGATTACGGTGCCATCATCATCGATCCGATTTCCGCGATTCTGCATAACCCGAAAGCGGTCCGCAACAGCATGCCTCCGCAGCAGTCACTCTTGCTTATGATCGATACGATCATCGCTCTCACCGGTTCCGCTGTCATCACGGCGATGAACCCGGATGAATATACGGAACTCGCCAATCACGCAGACTCTTTGATTTCCCTTTCGCCTGTCGACGGTTGCCCGAACATGTACAACCTCAAAGGCTCATTCCGCGAATTCCCCACGCTTCCCTCCAGGGATTGCACCTGGCGCTATCCGCGATTTATCGTCTAA
- a CDS encoding MATE family efflux transporter: protein MKLSKKFILEPHFFAVLAGLALPIALQDLIKFSLSLADNMMVGSLSEAALGAVTLASQPFFIFSMLSFGIASGGGVLVAQYYGKHDAESIQKIVSITICIGVLFSFLFGLGTTLFPRLVMQLFTNVPELIDIGAEYLRIQGFAYFFYGFSNTMIMLMRSTREVKAGLIVNLSAFVLNIFLNWTLIFGHFGIPALGVQGAAMGTVIARAAECFALLVYVRFMECHLHFRFKKMFHFDAVLFKDFLHYSIPVVINETGWSIGVAMQSVILGHLNSTIVAAASIVGTLQQMALVSIFGVAGASAPIIGNLLGSGKNLQDAKRYANTLILAGFFVGAFMAGSLFIFKDPILTLYAIPHGTIELAKTFIGIQCIMILLQSYTSPAIVGILRAGGDTTFTSILDIGTLWIFSIPFGYLAGFEWGLSYAMIFLMLRLDEIVKFPILVWRVEKKSWIRNVTR, encoded by the coding sequence TTGAAGCTCTCTAAAAAATTCATTTTAGAGCCTCACTTTTTTGCAGTCCTCGCCGGACTCGCCTTGCCGATTGCCCTGCAGGACCTCATCAAGTTTTCTCTTTCGCTCGCTGACAACATGATGGTCGGCAGTCTTTCGGAAGCGGCCCTTGGTGCGGTAACGCTCGCAAGTCAGCCGTTCTTTATCTTCTCGATGCTTTCGTTTGGCATTGCAAGCGGTGGCGGCGTTCTCGTGGCGCAGTACTACGGAAAGCACGATGCCGAAAGCATTCAGAAAATCGTTTCGATTACCATCTGTATCGGTGTCCTTTTTTCATTTCTTTTTGGGCTTGGGACAACACTCTTTCCGCGGCTGGTCATGCAGCTCTTTACGAACGTGCCGGAACTGATCGATATCGGAGCGGAATATTTACGGATCCAGGGTTTTGCGTATTTCTTCTACGGCTTCAGCAATACGATGATTATGCTGATGCGCAGCACGCGCGAAGTCAAGGCGGGCTTGATTGTGAACCTGAGCGCCTTTGTGCTAAACATATTCCTGAACTGGACTTTGATTTTTGGGCATTTTGGAATTCCCGCTTTGGGTGTGCAAGGTGCTGCCATGGGAACGGTGATTGCCCGTGCCGCGGAATGTTTTGCACTCCTTGTGTATGTGCGTTTTATGGAGTGCCATCTGCATTTTCGCTTCAAAAAGATGTTCCACTTTGACGCCGTTCTCTTCAAGGACTTTTTGCACTACAGTATCCCGGTCGTCATCAACGAAACTGGCTGGTCCATCGGTGTCGCCATGCAGTCTGTAATTCTTGGGCATTTAAATTCGACGATCGTCGCTGCGGCAAGCATCGTCGGAACCTTGCAGCAAATGGCCCTTGTCTCTATCTTCGGCGTCGCTGGAGCCTCTGCCCCGATTATCGGGAACCTTCTCGGTTCGGGCAAGAACCTGCAAGACGCCAAGCGTTATGCGAACACACTGATTCTCGCCGGATTCTTTGTGGGAGCTTTCATGGCAGGAAGCCTCTTTATTTTCAAGGATCCAATTCTTACGCTCTATGCGATTCCCCACGGAACGATCGAGCTCGCCAAGACTTTCATCGGCATCCAGTGCATTATGATTTTACTGCAATCTTACACATCGCCCGCGATTGTCGGAATTCTTCGAGCCGGAGGCGATACTACGTTCACATCGATCCTTGACATCGGAACGCTCTGGATCTTTTCCATTCCATTCGGCTACCTCGCCGGCTTTGAATGGGGGCTCTCCTATGCGATGATTTTCCTGATGCTTCGGCTGGATGAGATCGTCAAATTCCCCATTTTGGTCTGGCGAGTCGAGAAAAAAAGCTGGATTCGGAATGTGACGCGCTAA
- a CDS encoding DNA repair helicase XPB, with protein sequence MNPEGAIIVQSNLEILVEVHNPHYIEARDAIAPFTELVKSPEHLHTYRISHLSLWNAASTGLTAEDVLARLESQSKYPIPETVVTEVQDYMGRYGMLKLVKNDKGLCLESTDVALFKEITKLPNVADCLIEFEGEDKAYVDPNKRGILKMSLTLNGFPVEDIAGYVAGDPLEVDFRKETLAGKKLTLRSYQKEASEIFYASGSEKGGSGVIVLPCGSGKTVIGMATMVLMKTRTLILTPNISAARQWIREILDKTTLTADQVKEYSGDVKEIGPVTVATYQILTQRKRLKKTDEEMEEAEENKSDINKPLVNFPLFSEHKWGLMIYDEVHLLPAPVFRFSAEMQATRRLGLTATLVREDGKETEVFSLIGPKKFDLPWKVLESQGWIATADCSEIRVTMNPELKMKYALAQNRDKINIASTNEQKDDVVEKLIAQYNEPEDRILIIGQYIEQLTKLSEKLNIPLITGKTPNKERDKLYLAFRRGELRNLMVSKVGNFAIDLPDASILIQISGTFGSRQEEAQRLGRVLRPKEDGRPAHFFSLVTKDSKEQEFAMNRQLFLTEQGYAYKIMHYSGEDIVAARV encoded by the coding sequence ATGAATCCCGAAGGCGCTATTATTGTTCAGAGCAACTTGGAAATTCTCGTTGAAGTGCACAATCCGCACTACATTGAAGCCAGAGATGCCATTGCTCCATTTACCGAACTCGTGAAGAGTCCGGAACATTTACATACATATCGAATTTCCCATCTTTCTTTGTGGAATGCCGCATCGACGGGTCTTACCGCCGAAGATGTGCTAGCCCGTCTTGAATCCCAGAGCAAATATCCGATCCCAGAAACTGTCGTCACGGAAGTCCAAGACTATATGGGCCGTTACGGTATGCTCAAGCTCGTGAAGAACGACAAAGGCCTTTGCCTGGAATCGACCGATGTAGCTCTTTTCAAAGAAATCACCAAGCTTCCGAACGTGGCCGATTGCCTTATCGAATTTGAAGGTGAAGACAAGGCTTACGTGGACCCGAACAAGCGTGGCATTCTCAAGATGTCTCTCACGCTAAACGGCTTCCCGGTCGAAGACATCGCAGGCTACGTCGCCGGCGATCCGCTCGAAGTCGATTTCCGAAAGGAAACCTTGGCCGGTAAAAAGCTCACTCTCCGCAGCTACCAGAAGGAAGCTTCCGAAATATTCTACGCCTCCGGTTCTGAAAAGGGCGGTTCGGGCGTGATCGTTCTCCCTTGCGGTTCGGGTAAGACCGTGATCGGCATGGCGACGATGGTCCTCATGAAGACCCGCACGCTCATCCTCACCCCGAACATTTCCGCAGCCCGTCAGTGGATTCGCGAAATTCTCGACAAGACGACCCTCACCGCAGACCAGGTGAAGGAATACTCGGGCGATGTCAAGGAAATCGGTCCGGTGACAGTCGCCACATACCAAATCTTGACACAGCGCAAGCGTTTGAAAAAGACCGACGAAGAAATGGAAGAAGCCGAAGAAAATAAGAGCGATATCAATAAGCCGCTCGTCAACTTCCCGCTCTTCAGCGAACACAAGTGGGGCCTCATGATTTACGATGAAGTTCACTTGCTCCCGGCTCCCGTTTTCCGTTTCAGCGCCGAAATGCAGGCGACAAGACGTCTCGGTCTTACGGCAACCCTCGTGCGTGAAGACGGCAAGGAAACCGAAGTGTTCTCCCTCATCGGACCCAAAAAGTTCGATCTTCCATGGAAGGTCCTTGAATCCCAAGGTTGGATTGCGACCGCCGACTGTAGCGAAATCCGCGTCACGATGAATCCGGAACTCAAGATGAAGTATGCGCTCGCCCAAAACCGCGACAAAATCAACATCGCAAGTACAAACGAGCAAAAGGACGACGTCGTCGAAAAACTGATCGCTCAGTACAACGAACCGGAAGACCGTATCCTGATCATCGGCCAGTACATTGAACAGCTCACGAAACTTTCCGAAAAGCTGAACATTCCGCTAATCACCGGTAAGACGCCGAACAAGGAACGCGATAAACTTTACCTCGCTTTCCGCCGCGGTGAACTTCGCAACCTGATGGTTTCGAAAGTCGGTAACTTCGCCATCGACCTTCCGGACGCAAGCATCCTAATTCAGATATCGGGTACGTTCGGTAGCCGTCAGGAAGAAGCCCAGCGTCTTGGCCGCGTTCTTCGCCCCAAGGAAGACGGTCGTCCGGCGCACTTCTTCTCGCTCGTCACCAAGGATTCGAAGGAGCAGGAATTCGCCATGAACCGTCAGCTGTTCCTGACCGAACAGGGTTACGCGTACAAAATCATGCACTATTCTGGCGAAGACATTGTCGCTGCTCGAGTATAA
- a CDS encoding tetratricopeptide repeat protein, whose product MANNMPNNMPNAGTSASGSDMKEFFIQHGVKVGAILLVVILVVIAIIHFQGSKNKADAAQAELLGPALAYEYTGKKDSALAAYEELIVSKQLKGETLAKAALLAGNIRFQNGEFDNAAILYQKALDNAGSLPLIRGGALHGQAAVAIEKKDYAAAVNLLEKFIAEFGKRTGDLEDRYEKLEPADQVPTVADAFWKLALVYNQMGYPDKAKTAAEKILKNYGDNQIYSDRAKKLIATL is encoded by the coding sequence ATGGCCAACAATATGCCGAATAATATGCCGAATGCGGGAACTTCCGCCTCCGGTTCTGATATGAAGGAATTTTTTATCCAGCACGGGGTGAAGGTCGGGGCTATTCTCCTCGTCGTCATTTTGGTTGTGATAGCCATTATTCATTTCCAGGGTTCCAAGAACAAGGCTGACGCTGCTCAGGCAGAACTTCTTGGTCCGGCTCTTGCCTATGAATATACGGGGAAGAAGGATAGCGCTCTTGCCGCATACGAAGAACTGATCGTTTCGAAGCAGTTGAAGGGGGAAACCCTCGCCAAGGCCGCACTTCTCGCTGGCAATATCCGCTTCCAGAACGGCGAATTTGATAATGCTGCCATCCTTTACCAGAAGGCTTTGGACAATGCGGGCTCGCTTCCGCTGATTCGTGGCGGAGCTCTTCACGGTCAGGCCGCTGTTGCAATTGAAAAGAAGGATTACGCTGCAGCAGTGAACCTGCTTGAAAAGTTTATCGCTGAATTCGGTAAGCGTACGGGCGATCTTGAAGACCGCTACGAAAAGCTCGAACCGGCAGACCAGGTTCCGACTGTGGCTGACGCTTTTTGGAAGCTCGCCCTCGTTTACAACCAGATGGGTTATCCGGATAAGGCAAAGACTGCCGCTGAAAAGATTCTCAAGAATTACGGCGACAATCAGATTTATTCCGACCGCGCAAAGAAGTTAATTGCGACGCTCTAA
- a CDS encoding LL-diaminopimelate aminotransferase: protein MSDYVQNLFADRIGGSSFGKGTVLYKFEKIKRARRQAEKDHPETPIIDMGVGEPDWMADKVVVERLYAEAQKRENRGYSDNGILPFQEAAAHYMDQVFGVKDLDPQSEICHCIGSKPALAMIPQAFINPGDVAIVTVPGYGVLATMTRFLGGEVYNLPLLKENDFLPDLDSIPADIAKRAKLLYINYPNNPTGAVASVDFFKKVIDFAKKNEIIVISDAAYAALTFDGYAPLSFLSVPGAKEVGVEIQSLSKAFNMTGWRLGFVAGNEKVVKGFACVKDNNDSGQFKAIQLAGVEALSNPSITEKTVVKYSRRHGLLVKALSEVGFKVSKPKGSFYLYTQAPKGIEGGETFNTAEDFSQWLIREKQISTVPWDDAGHFIRFSVTFMADTEAEEVALMEEIKRRLSGSKFIW, encoded by the coding sequence ATGTCCGACTACGTTCAAAATCTGTTTGCAGATCGCATCGGTGGCAGTTCCTTTGGCAAGGGAACAGTCCTGTACAAGTTTGAAAAAATCAAGCGCGCCCGCCGTCAGGCGGAAAAGGATCACCCGGAAACGCCGATCATCGATATGGGCGTCGGGGAACCGGACTGGATGGCGGACAAGGTTGTTGTCGAACGCCTTTACGCCGAAGCGCAAAAGCGTGAAAATCGCGGTTACTCGGACAACGGCATTTTGCCGTTCCAGGAAGCGGCTGCACATTACATGGATCAGGTCTTTGGTGTCAAGGACCTCGACCCGCAGAGCGAAATTTGCCACTGCATCGGTTCGAAGCCGGCTCTCGCCATGATTCCGCAGGCGTTCATCAATCCGGGCGACGTCGCGATTGTGACCGTTCCTGGGTACGGAGTCCTCGCTACGATGACGCGCTTCCTCGGCGGTGAAGTCTATAACCTTCCGCTTCTTAAGGAAAACGACTTCCTTCCGGACTTGGATTCGATTCCGGCGGATATCGCAAAGCGAGCCAAGCTTCTTTACATCAACTACCCGAACAATCCGACGGGTGCGGTCGCCTCTGTGGATTTTTTCAAGAAGGTGATTGACTTTGCAAAGAAGAATGAAATCATCGTGATTTCTGACGCGGCCTATGCGGCTCTCACCTTCGACGGTTATGCTCCGCTAAGCTTCCTCTCCGTTCCGGGAGCAAAGGAAGTCGGAGTGGAAATTCAATCGCTTTCGAAGGCTTTCAACATGACCGGTTGGCGCCTCGGCTTTGTCGCCGGCAATGAAAAGGTGGTGAAGGGATTCGCTTGCGTGAAGGACAACAATGACTCCGGTCAGTTCAAGGCGATTCAGCTCGCTGGCGTAGAAGCGCTTTCGAACCCGTCGATCACGGAAAAGACGGTCGTAAAATATTCCCGTCGCCACGGCCTGCTAGTGAAAGCTCTTTCCGAAGTCGGCTTTAAGGTCTCGAAGCCGAAGGGAAGCTTTTACCTGTACACACAGGCTCCGAAGGGAATCGAAGGGGGTGAAACCTTCAATACCGCAGAAGACTTCTCGCAGTGGCTCATTCGCGAAAAGCAGATTTCGACCGTGCCTTGGGACGATGCAGGTCACTTCATCCGTTTCAGCGTAACGTTCATGGCTGATACGGAAGCGGAAGAAGTCGCTTTGATGGAAGAAATCAAGCGTCGCCTTTCCGGCTCGAAGTTCATTTGGTAA
- a CDS encoding TlpA disulfide reductase family protein, producing MGKAFSLIALFAATVFAQVEAKQNAPELMKDSSGTTMKIDFTIPLAGISDPGMLFSHFSNKPLMIFYFSPKCPHCQANFPHMQTLIKQYEEKGLNGIGISVGSGIKKNDVRLFIDQFNASLPIFQDVNAKFGPRYGTGYVPVIFLVNKDGTFYRFSDSSKKSLEQLQEILNKMLP from the coding sequence ATGGGAAAAGCTTTTTCCTTGATTGCTCTTTTTGCAGCAACCGTATTCGCACAGGTAGAAGCCAAGCAGAACGCGCCGGAACTGATGAAGGATTCTTCCGGCACCACGATGAAGATTGATTTTACGATTCCTCTCGCAGGGATCAGCGACCCGGGAATGCTGTTTTCCCATTTTTCGAACAAACCGCTCATGATCTTCTACTTTAGCCCGAAGTGCCCGCATTGCCAGGCAAACTTCCCGCACATGCAAACGTTGATCAAGCAGTACGAAGAAAAAGGTTTGAACGGCATCGGCATTTCTGTCGGCAGCGGCATCAAGAAGAACGATGTGCGCCTGTTCATCGACCAGTTCAACGCTTCGCTTCCAATTTTCCAGGATGTGAACGCAAAGTTCGGTCCGCGTTACGGAACGGGCTACGTCCCGGTCATCTTCCTCGTGAACAAGGATGGCACGTTCTACCGTTTCAGCGACTCGTCCAAAAAGAGTCTTGAGCAGCTTCAAGAAATCTTGAACAAGATGCTCCCGTAA
- the rpsF gene encoding 30S ribosomal protein S6, translating to MKQYETMVLLDAMLSDDVIASEVQSFADKITAAGEILRRDDWGKRKLAYEIKHKTHGYYVIFYYKAEASVVAELENIFKLDENVLRWITLVDYPMSEVVYDKNLSQTEDVTPIDAEEGDAE from the coding sequence ATGAAACAGTACGAAACAATGGTGCTTCTCGACGCCATGCTCTCTGACGACGTGATTGCGTCTGAAGTTCAGAGCTTCGCCGACAAGATTACCGCAGCAGGCGAAATCCTTCGCCGCGACGATTGGGGCAAGCGCAAGCTCGCTTACGAAATCAAGCACAAGACTCACGGCTACTATGTGATCTTCTACTACAAGGCAGAAGCTTCCGTGGTTGCAGAACTTGAAAACATCTTCAAGCTCGACGAAAACGTTCTCCGTTGGATCACCCTCGTGGATTATCCGATGTCTGAAGTCGTCTATGACAAGAACTTGAGCCAGACCGAAGATGTGACTCCGATCGACGCTGAAGAAGGAGATGCTGAATAA
- the rpsR gene encoding 30S ribosomal protein S18 produces MAFEDKKNNSRVRRKKTCWFTENKVQYIDYKDEKVLRRFISERGKIIPRRISGTSAKYQRMLVEAIKRARHMAILPFVADTLR; encoded by the coding sequence ATGGCTTTCGAAGATAAGAAGAACAATTCTCGCGTTCGTCGCAAGAAGACCTGCTGGTTCACCGAAAATAAGGTCCAGTACATCGATTATAAGGACGAAAAGGTCCTCCGTCGCTTCATCTCTGAACGTGGCAAGATCATTCCTCGTCGTATTTCCGGCACGAGTGCCAAGTATCAGCGCATGCTCGTCGAAGCTATCAAGCGCGCACGTCACATGGCTATTTTGCCGTTCGTCGCAGACACTCTGCGCTAA
- the rplI gene encoding 50S ribosomal protein L9, protein MEVILKANVPNLGNMMDVVKVKNGYAMNYLIPNKLAIRATEEAKKKIAENREAMEALFNKELGAAREVAAKLAEVTVNLSRRVVEGERLYGSVTAADIADEITKQGIKITRAQVALAEPIKQLGVYPVTIKVFGEVSAEVKVWVVKAD, encoded by the coding sequence ATGGAAGTTATTCTTAAAGCCAATGTGCCGAACCTCGGCAACATGATGGACGTGGTGAAGGTAAAGAACGGCTATGCCATGAACTACCTCATCCCGAACAAGCTCGCTATCCGTGCTACGGAAGAAGCTAAGAAGAAGATTGCTGAAAACCGCGAAGCGATGGAAGCTCTCTTCAACAAGGAACTCGGCGCTGCACGCGAAGTCGCTGCTAAGCTCGCCGAAGTGACCGTCAACCTCTCTCGTCGCGTTGTCGAAGGCGAACGCCTTTATGGTTCCGTGACGGCTGCAGATATCGCTGACGAAATCACGAAGCAGGGTATCAAGATCACCCGTGCTCAGGTGGCTCTCGCAGAACCGATCAAGCAGCTCGGTGTCTATCCGGTGACCATCAAGGTCTTCGGTGAAGTCTCCGCTGAAGTGAAGGTTTGGGTCGTCAAGGCTGACTAA
- a CDS encoding adenylate/guanylate cyclase domain-containing protein has translation MAIISTRLQKRKIKSIAFYIGCWTFFSLLFCYFHFYGTPQALDPILFMNALQFSILTGLSHGVYDVIVLHDDQDPRPIIGAFLIRLWYFIAVVFIDITLCILVQNWYKDGFLIDEQGIESIRDAFQLPFVQSFAIYGVLCGFFITFIRSVNKKFGLNVFLNAVLGKTQNPTEVELVFMFVDLSQSTHLAEQMGHIKYSRFLKEYYRLLSNCCEENGGDIYQIAGDGVYLTWPLSACRKNPRPILCFGDLKRCFFRTRRRFRAEFGAYPTFKAAAHWGKVTMTEVGNFRSEMAYHGDAINTTSRLQDLCRMLGEEFLISKELLEALPNVGRYHPLPKGTFELKGKSHETVVYALKFMHPDVHEENRSDEE, from the coding sequence ATGGCAATCATCAGTACAAGACTTCAAAAGAGAAAAATCAAATCCATCGCCTTTTACATAGGCTGTTGGACTTTTTTCAGTTTGCTGTTTTGCTATTTCCATTTTTACGGCACGCCCCAGGCGCTTGATCCGATCCTTTTCATGAACGCGCTCCAGTTCTCGATTCTGACGGGGCTTTCGCACGGTGTTTACGACGTGATCGTTCTTCACGACGATCAGGACCCCCGTCCGATTATCGGAGCCTTCCTCATTCGTCTCTGGTATTTTATCGCCGTCGTCTTTATCGATATCACGCTTTGCATTCTGGTACAGAACTGGTACAAGGATGGATTTTTGATCGATGAGCAGGGAATAGAATCGATCCGCGACGCTTTCCAACTGCCATTTGTCCAGTCCTTCGCCATCTACGGCGTGCTCTGCGGATTCTTTATCACGTTCATCCGTTCCGTGAACAAGAAGTTCGGTCTCAACGTATTTCTCAACGCGGTCCTCGGCAAGACCCAGAACCCGACCGAAGTCGAACTCGTCTTTATGTTCGTGGATCTTAGCCAATCGACACACCTCGCCGAACAGATGGGACACATCAAATACAGCCGATTCCTCAAAGAATACTACCGACTGCTGTCGAACTGCTGCGAAGAAAACGGCGGCGACATTTACCAGATCGCAGGCGATGGCGTCTACCTGACCTGGCCGCTTTCCGCCTGCCGTAAAAATCCCCGTCCTATACTTTGCTTTGGCGACTTAAAGCGTTGTTTCTTCCGCACACGTCGCCGCTTCCGCGCGGAATTCGGTGCCTACCCCACTTTCAAGGCCGCAGCCCACTGGGGAAAGGTCACCATGACCGAAGTCGGCAACTTCCGCAGTGAAATGGCTTACCACGGCGACGCCATCAACACGACATCCCGCCTGCAGGATCTTTGCAGAATGCTCGGTGAAGAATTCCTGATTTCCAAAGAACTTTTAGAAGCCTTGCCGAACGTGGGCCGTTACCATCCGCTGCCCAAGGGAACTTTTGAACTCAAAGGCAAGAGCCATGAAACGGTCGTGTACGCCTTAAAGTTCATGCATCCCGACGTTCACGAAGAAAACAGGTCGGACGAGGAATAA
- the hemW gene encoding radical SAM family heme chaperone HemW, with protein MVNIYSLWMNGLYIHVPFCAKICGYCDFATVASSARLFREYVDLLLREAAIRLDENANFAKEISTVYLGGGTPSALPVEELSRLVQGLENLGIHLKEMREVDIECNPESSSDAFLEEAYRIGVTRFSLGIQTFDDALLQAIGRKGSAAESRDALSRILRFTQKNGLHATADLMFWLPGQTLERFEKDVTELAESGIGHVSFYGLTLNSHTVLGRRFEKGEIALDEDLYPAMYQSGVNILKEHGIERYEVSNFARKGEESLHNRNYWLRGEYLGLGPGAHGFIGDKRMATPGRYLAWKRWVEAGCPEAQMEVDLLGKKERVDEKIWLSLRTREGLDLQSLEREELTKIPDEKIQRFVDQGYLKKSGSRVFLVGDGWLLMDSIVENLLPE; from the coding sequence GTGGTTAATATATATTCGCTTTGGATGAACGGACTTTATATTCACGTCCCTTTTTGTGCAAAAATTTGTGGCTATTGCGATTTTGCAACGGTCGCGAGTTCTGCACGCCTCTTTCGCGAGTATGTGGATTTGCTGTTGCGGGAAGCGGCAATTCGTTTGGACGAAAATGCGAATTTTGCGAAAGAAATTTCGACTGTCTATTTGGGTGGAGGAACTCCGTCCGCGCTTCCGGTCGAAGAATTGTCGCGTTTGGTGCAAGGTCTTGAAAACCTTGGAATTCATTTGAAGGAAATGCGCGAAGTCGATATCGAATGTAACCCGGAATCCTCTTCAGATGCCTTTTTGGAAGAGGCTTATCGGATCGGGGTGACGCGTTTTAGCCTTGGAATCCAGACCTTTGACGATGCGCTTTTACAGGCGATTGGGCGCAAGGGCTCAGCGGCGGAGAGCCGAGATGCGCTTTCGAGAATTTTGCGTTTTACGCAAAAAAACGGGCTTCATGCGACTGCGGACCTTATGTTTTGGCTTCCGGGCCAGACGCTCGAACGTTTTGAAAAAGATGTGACGGAACTTGCGGAATCGGGCATTGGACATGTGAGCTTTTACGGTCTCACGCTGAATTCGCATACGGTTCTTGGCAGGCGCTTTGAAAAGGGGGAAATCGCCCTCGACGAAGATCTTTACCCGGCGATGTACCAAAGCGGCGTAAACATTCTCAAAGAACATGGGATTGAGCGCTACGAAGTCTCGAATTTTGCGAGAAAAGGCGAAGAAAGCTTGCATAATCGCAATTATTGGCTGCGGGGCGAATATTTGGGCCTTGGACCGGGCGCTCATGGATTTATCGGCGATAAACGCATGGCGACACCGGGAAGATATCTCGCTTGGAAGCGCTGGGTGGAAGCGGGCTGTCCCGAAGCTCAAATGGAAGTCGATTTGCTCGGAAAAAAGGAACGCGTGGACGAAAAAATTTGGCTTTCGTTGCGCACCCGAGAAGGTCTGGATTTGCAATCCCTTGAAAGAGAAGAACTTACGAAAATTCCTGACGAAAAAATCCAGCGTTTTGTGGACCAGGGATACCTCAAAAAGAGCGGCTCTCGCGTATTTCTCGTCGGAGATGGCTGGCTTTTGATGGATTCCATCGTGGAGAATCTTTTGCCGGAATGA